DNA from Sphingomonas psychrotolerans:
TACACCCCCCGCTATGCAACGTCGATCACGCTCCGCAGCGTCTTGAGGAAATCGGTGGCGAGCGCAGTGAGCGGCCGATTGTGCAGATACATCGCATGCACGCCGAAGGTGATCGGCGGTTTCAGCGGCCGCATCGCCAGCCCCGGCGCCAGCGAAGCCTGCGCGGTGAAGCTGTCGACCACGGTCATGCCGACGCCCTGCTGCACCAGAGCCGCGGCGATGTAGAAGGTCCGCGCGAGGATCACGTCGTCGAGGACAATCCCCTGCCGCTGAACTTCCTGTGTGAACAATTGGCCCATCGGCCCGCTGGTCGCGAGACTGATGAAGCGGTGCCCCTCAAGGCAGCGCATGTCGCAGCGCGGCGGCGCGTCGGGCATGTCCTGCTCGCGATAGAACACCACCAGCTCGCCTTCGCCGAGCGGCTTGTGATCGATCGGCGCCGCGGGCGGCACTTCATAGGCGATGGCGATGTCGGTCTCGCGCTCGAACAATTTGCGCAGCAGATCGTCGTGGTGGACAGTCTGGAGGTCGAACTTGACGTTCTCGCGCGTCTTCAGGAACTGCGCCACCGCGGTCGGCAGCGCCTGCAAGGCCAGGCTCGGCAGCGCCGAGACGCGCAACATGCCCCCTGCCCCGCGCCGCAGATTCTTGCCCGCCTCGCGCAGGGCATAGACCCGGTCCTGGATCTCCGAGACTTCGGTGAACAGGGTGTGCGCATCCTCGGTCGGCACCAGCCGGCCGTTGGTCCGCTGAAACAGCTGGAAGCCGAGCAAGGACTCCGCGTGCCGCAGCATCTTCGACACCGAAGGCTGCGACACGTTGAGCGCGCGCGCCGCGCCGCTGACCG
Protein-coding regions in this window:
- a CDS encoding LysR family transcriptional regulator: MNLRHIEIFHAVYVNGSVSGAARALNVSQPSVSKMLRHAESLLGFQLFQRTNGRLVPTEDAHTLFTEVSEIQDRVYALREAGKNLRRGAGGMLRVSALPSLALQALPTAVAQFLKTRENVKFDLQTVHHDDLLRKLFERETDIAIAYEVPPAAPIDHKPLGEGELVVFYREQDMPDAPPRCDMRCLEGHRFISLATSGPMGQLFTQEVQRQGIVLDDVILARTFYIAAALVQQGVGMTVVDSFTAQASLAPGLAMRPLKPPITFGVHAMYLHNRPLTALATDFLKTLRSVIDVA